AGCGCCCCCGATTACGACAACAGCCGGCTTGCCGGCCGGCTCGACCGGGCGTACTGGCAGGCCGTTAATGCGGACTCCCTTACCCCTCTGTTTAACCGTGCTGTCGCGACCCTGCAGCCTCCCGGCTCAACCACAAAGCCGATGATGGGGCTGATCGGTATGCGGCTCGGACTTATTTCCGAAAACACAACCATTCACTGCAGCGGCGGCTACATGCGCGGCCGTTTTTACCGCTGCCTGCGCAGGCATGGCGATCAGAATATCAAACAAGCCATTGAAACTTCCTGCAACACGTTCTTCTATGCGCTGATGGACCAAATCGTGACCCGTCACGGCCTCAACGTCTGGACCCGCATGATGAATGATTTCGGCATGGGCATCTCAAGCGGGGTTGATCTCACCGGGGAAGTTCGCGGGCTTGTGCCCGACAGCACCTACTTCGACCGCGTTTTCGGGCGCCGCCAATGGGGTCTCGGAGACATGATTAACCTCGGTATTGGTCAGGGCGCAATGGGGACCTCCCCCCTTCAGATGGCCATCGCAACCGCCGTAATTGCCAATGGCGGCCACAGGATACAGCCCCATATTGTGGATCACGTCACCTACGCGGGCGGCAATATTGTTCCTGTTCGCCCGGAGCCGGAACGCATAGAATGGATGCAACCCAAACACCTGAAGGCTGTTCAGTACGGCATGCGCAACGCTGTCACGGAAGGTTCGGGACGCTTCTACGCCAACCTCAGGGACGTTGCCGTAGCGGGCAAAACGGGCACCGCGCAAAATCCTCACGGTCAGAATCATGGCTGGTTTATCGCTTACGCGCCGGCCGAAGACCCCGAAATTGCGATTGCCGTGCTGCTTCAGAATGCAGGCTTTGGGTCCATATCCGCAGCGCCCGTTGCGGCTATGATGTTTGAACAGTACTTCCACGGGGAAATCCGCCGACCGCATATTTACCGGATGATGCTGGAATTTGAACCTGCACCTTTTAACCCCAACCGCAACCCATGAAGT
This genomic stretch from Cyclonatronum proteinivorum harbors:
- the mrdA gene encoding penicillin-binding protein 2; translated protein: MPVASQDPRRHRIVVIVLQLLVVSVFLTLFGRLIYLQIYQFEIYNPISERNSVRQQVVNPARGLIFDRHGDLIVGNEPSFTITITPLNFDRDNIPLLAELTGTSEEEITELVDEARTFSLHRESRLLRDVDFKTFSNIQENLWRLPGINHQVEGKRSYPSDARLSHVLGYLAEVTRGEMSASSFYRMGDLIGRSGIERIYENELRGDKGTQFVTVNALGRALGPFNQGQLDVNPVQGLNLHTTLDIELQRVAEELMEGKVGGVVALNPKTGGILAIASAPDYDNSRLAGRLDRAYWQAVNADSLTPLFNRAVATLQPPGSTTKPMMGLIGMRLGLISENTTIHCSGGYMRGRFYRCLRRHGDQNIKQAIETSCNTFFYALMDQIVTRHGLNVWTRMMNDFGMGISSGVDLTGEVRGLVPDSTYFDRVFGRRQWGLGDMINLGIGQGAMGTSPLQMAIATAVIANGGHRIQPHIVDHVTYAGGNIVPVRPEPERIEWMQPKHLKAVQYGMRNAVTEGSGRFYANLRDVAVAGKTGTAQNPHGQNHGWFIAYAPAEDPEIAIAVLLQNAGFGSISAAPVAAMMFEQYFHGEIRRPHIYRMMLEFEPAPFNPNRNP